In Candidatus Polarisedimenticolia bacterium, one genomic interval encodes:
- a CDS encoding YHS domain-containing protein, translating into MTRDVVCGMQVDEASSPHKSDFGGKTYAFCSPGCKKQFDQQPEAYAGKSVPDRAVR; encoded by the coding sequence ATGACCCGAGACGTGGTTTGCGGTATGCAAGTCGACGAAGCATCGTCGCCCCATAAGTCGGATTTCGGAGGCAAGACGTACGCCTTCTGCTCTCCCGGCTGCAAGAAGCAGTTCGACCAACAGCCCGAAGCTTACGCCGGGAAGTCGGTTCCCGATCGGGCGGTGCGATAG